Genomic window (Vigna unguiculata cultivar IT97K-499-35 chromosome 10, ASM411807v1, whole genome shotgun sequence):
AACAAGTCCAAAAATCTCTTCTCTGGCATCCTAAGCAAACTTACTATCGTTGGTCCTATGATTTGCCACTTTGAATCCATATCTTGAATCTTCAATGCTAGTAGAACTCTTGGCTTCAAAACAGTATCCACGTTGGCATACAATAAATACGGCTGCTTTAGAACCATCTTAGCATCAAGCTTCATCGTACCCAAAATGAAAGTCATGTTCCTCTGAACCTTGTCTGTCGACAATGTCAAAACATTAGGAGACCTCCCCATAAGACCAAATATCTCCTCTTCAGAAAACCCAAACTTTGTGAAATTCGCCACCTTCTCCCGGATAGTTTCTACGCGAGAGATTCCAATTAAAGTCACCATATATTTATACATCTTTGAATCCTTAGCAATCCCAGTTTTGCTTAAATATTCCAGCTTCTCAGCATCAAAGGAAGTCCTTGAAATAACCGTGGGCCGCAAAAGCAGCATCTGAATTAAGTCCCCTTTCTTAACACCCAACTTCTCATAGAGCTCAACTGTGGCCTTAACATTACAGCGACCCTCCGATAGCAGCAATGAAGGGTTCCTCACAATGGCCTTCTGAAGCACATCCCTCGACTCAAACAATGATGTAAGATGTTCAATCCGCTCTTCTAAACTAGAGTTACTCCGACTCTGGAAAAATCGTGGTCTACAATTGACAATCTTCACAAGTTGAGAAGCACGCAAGCCCAAATCACTAAGCAGGCACAGTTTAGACTGAACCATCGAGGGATCAGCATTGCGCAAAGAGGGACAGCGCGAGAATATTCTCACCAAATCATCATCACTGCAACcccatttgctcaaaagttcagTAGCATCAGTCCATTTGCTTTTATCATCTTCAACTTCAACCTTGGTTTCGGTGAGGCAAATGGTCGAACAGGTGGTGGAACTGAACACTCGCAGAGCTTTTATACCTGCTGACAGTGTTAAAGGCTGAGAAAATTTTGACACAGTTGAGAGAAAACGAAGCATCAGAGTGAGACTGTTAATACTAGGCTGAAAATTTTGAGGACGAGGAACAAGGGTAGGGATGaaattttgggttttcttaaaaaaatgatttttttttcttttttaaatcgTCAGAAGAGGAGGGTAAAGAGTGAATTAGATTTGAGTGATTTGGAGAAAAACAATTACATAGCAAAGTGTGATTGATCGAAGAAGTTGGACTCATGAATGCTGCCACAGTGCGAAGGGACATGCGAGTGGGAAGGAGAGGAGCACTCTGATTTCATTCTTATGGACTTACGATGTGAGAGCTGAGTACTCTGATGAAATGATGGAAGGGAAGTTACTTTGTACATAAAAATTACTTGGtacaaaacaaacaataacaaccCAATCTTTTTAACAGGTTGtcttgttttaaaataaaatttattaaaaacattgagaaatattatgagaatttttgttttgattaatttttttatctgaCGAATTTAAACCTTTCAATCAAATTCAAAAAGCATATGTTCGACAAAATGtgtttatctttataaataaaagagtgTGGTATTACATCATTGTTAATTGTCTAATATTCATTCCACGACACACGATTTTTTCTATACACCTCTAATTAAGTTCATCCtttctctcaaattgtttaCACGACAAATCTCCCACATAGCTCTCACGAGTAATATGTGTGAAGAGAAGTCTTGAAATTTTTATTGTAGTATTTATTTTCCCTGTTATAATACAAAcactctttttaatttattttagtattttctttagtaagacatatgaaaatcatttttttttctattttactgtTCTAATACTTGAAGagaaaaattacaagaaaaaaaaatcaattcctCCTTTGTTCTTCTAATAGCtatttctcttaattttagAGACGtgttttcatattaaatttagagatactgatattttaatttttcttttagtaaaattacatcaataataattatttacttttcttatgttttatttttattctaagaAAAAAGGTTGAAGAAATGGTGAAAGTTGAAAGGAGACAAAGATTTTTTACAATGATTGATGAGGACCTCACTGTTGTGAGAGAGCCAGGAGGAAGAACATTGTCATCTCAATTGCGTTGTCATCGATTCTTAGCTCAGTGTAAAATCTTTCTAATGGTTAAACcgttatttttctttatccGGAAACACTcagagaataataatttcaaataataaagaCAACATTTACATTAGGATGGCAATGGGAGTTGATCTAACCCATTTAAGATAGATCTACATTAAGCTCGCATACTGTAAACTGAGTTAACTCACCTCACACAAATTATGCGGACTGGAATCATTGGCCAATCCCGCACTTCACTTAACCCGGGCCTGCGGACTGAGTCGGATAATTGGGAgattcttaatttaaaaagcAATTCTTAACACATGACTGTTGCAACAATACACACAGCAAACATATGGTGTTCAATGTAGTGATTTTAAAGTAGAAATTGATAAATTAACTTAACCATGCGTCTTGTAAAACCAAATTATTTGGTGTATGAGCTTGTGAAGCTTTCATCTTGGAAGTATGGAGATATGTAGCAATGCAATTTTCAGATGCATTAAATGAGTGAATGACGAATAAATTAGTGGATTACTCAAATAGAATAAGTTCAGAAGTTGCTCCTTCAATTCCTGTTTCTTTTAACAATTAAAGCATATACGACTTTTCAAACTTTTCCGTTTAAGCAGCAAATTTAAACAGTAACACAAATTCAGCACCCAATTTAAACAACAACGTaagtgtggtgtgtgtgtgtgagcaGCGTCGTGACCGTGAAAATGAGGAGGATGATCTCTCTTTCTCTGCAGTGTCCACTTAAATTCAAGCTTATGCAG
Coding sequences:
- the LOC114166302 gene encoding uncharacterized protein LOC114166302; protein product: MSLRTVAAFMSPTSSINHTLLCIKALRVFSSTTCSTICLTETKVEVEDDKSKWTDATELLSKWGCSDDDLVRIFSRCPSLRNADPSMVQSKLCLLSDLGLRASQLVKIVNCRPRFFQSRSNSSLEERIEHLTSLFESRDVLQKAIVRNPSLLLSEGRCNVKATVELYEKLGVKKGDLIQMLLLRPTVISRTSFDAEKLEYLSKTGIAKDSKMYKYMVTLIGISRVETIREKVANFTKFGFSEEEIFGLMGRSPNVLTLSTDKVQRNMTFILGTMKLDAKMVLKQPYLLYANVDTVLKPRVLLALKIQDMDSKWQIIGPTIVSLLRMPEKRFLDLFVKCHGEDVANELMDFYKRTKEVKRLGDSSKKCSKRGFPF